The Tubulanus polymorphus chromosome 4, tnTubPoly1.2, whole genome shotgun sequence genomic interval cgacttttcccCTGACTCTCAAGACAAGAAGAGccaaatttccctgatttttcctgcaagaaataattgaaattccCTGATATTTGTTGATCTACAAGAACTCTGTAACACTTACCGACTGGACCATTTGGTTGTGCTGTATTTTCAGGTAAAGGAGTGTATGGCGATGGTCTTTCCGGTTCGCAATAAGTCATctacaaaatgaatttctaaaatgaagCACCCTCTATAGACAACCCTTCGAGTTGATGTCTAGACCGTGAAAAGAAGAGATTGAGTGTTTTATAAATGGATCTAGATTTCTATATATCATTACCATATCGTCATCACGAGCTTTCACAGTTTTCAAAAACTCGCCAACTCGCTCCGCTTCAGACCGTTCAAAATCAGTAACTGGCGATGCATCGATGAACTTCAAATTCGGTAAATTGTGTAACAAATAAAGCCTGAAATATACCGTACAGTATAGTTTAGTTGATGAACTTGCTTATgtggtttatttgaaaatctatCAGAATGAAAGTCAATGATCAAATGAACAAAATAACTCGAAAGTCATAACTCGAAATATTTGACATGGGTTAACCCAAAGGATAAATCTACTATTCACACTATGTGAAAAGAAGACCTTCTAAAATtgaatgttttatacctgTATTTCTggtaatcatcatcatctttctCGATGTTCGACAGCTGATTAGGACAGGCCAGATTTCCCAGCAGACTGATGTACGTCAGCGACGGTAAACTCGTTCTTATTTTGTCGATCAGGACGTCTAGATCTGATATTTACGATCGTCAAAGATGAAATGCTGTCATACagaaaatcccacaatcaatccataaaacataattttgtAGTTAAATCAAGTATTCCTGGAGATGATCACTAGGATATACATGTAGTCTAAATGTCgataataaatcattaactaaaGGAACTCATTTTCCTTCTCTGAATGAGAAGTTTCTATATCATCACTACAACACAGGCTGCATCGTTTTCAGAATGGTTTGTAAAATGTCACCATCTCTTTTTGAATATGCAATGAATCTAGATATTTGTTAAAAAAGATCAAGAATGGTCGTTTTGTAAAAGgatatttgatttttattcagCATGAGCGTGTGTAGATTTTCTAATGGTGGAATTTCTGTGTTGTTGTTTATCTTATTATTGTCAAGTACAAGTTCTTCTAAATGTGTGAATGGCCTTACATCGTCCAGTGAGCTAGAAATATAGATCATTTTCAAAGTGACAAatcatgataatgataacggaATCATTTGGTCTAGCACGAACATTCTCAAGACGAGCATTCCATAAGATAGGGCAAAGGTAGCTATTGAAAGCTTTTTTCCCCATCTTTCGGTGTCAGTTGCTTTGAAGAATAAGCTTATTTAGCTATCATGAACTCTAACAATTTTACCTGAACTGATTAAAACTCAAATCTAGACATCTAACGAGCTCGCTGTATTTAGAGATGATATCTTCAGACAGTTGATCGACATCTGCCCCGATACAAGAAAgctacaaaaataaataaacatagTGAGAATGCAATTATAAAGCAGTCTTTCCTTTGCAAGATTTTCTCAGAGAACTAGCAGGGATGAAATCAATTGGactaaaattaaagaaatccCATGATATAATGATTCAACAACTAAAATCTGTTATCCTGATATTTCGTGAAGATTATTCCTTCTCATGTTTAGAGATGAATAAATCTCTGAAGATGGAGAGGAGAAAATGGCAAGTGATACTTTGCCACAATAGTACGGCATTATTCCCgttaacattaaaaaatgaGAGCGGATAGGGCAGTATTCAAAGCATATTGATTTAACTCTAAACCACTAAGGATTGCCCAATTCTctaatgttttaactacatagAGCACTCaacctaaccctatccctagCAGTAAAACGAACCCTTTTTAGACTAATCCTCATAACCATCTGGATCCTCTTAACCCTAATCCTAAACCTAATAATTCTATTGCTATTTACATTTGTATATCTTATCATATATAGATGTCAGCAAAATGGCTTTCACTAAAATAATGATGCgctggcaaaatatccacttccaaAGAAAAACTAAGTGGTCAGTCGGAAATGTCAGGATTTTGTTAATTGTGTGGAATAAGCTACAGGAGTCATTTTCACAGTCAAGGCTTCCACTCATACAGGTCTAAGACAATTTTCACATCTTTAAATATGTGTTTGACATTTCTCCTGCTGTTGTCACTCATATGCACACAGTCAGTCAGCAGGTCCCTGCTGACCTCGTAGGGTTTTCAGATCACGTGACCAAAACCGGCCATAGTGCCGTTTTTTCCCACTTCAAAAGTTATGAACTTGATAAATCTTATAATTGTCATCCGATTTACTTGAACTAAATTTATGAGGAAAGATAATAAGCATCTTGTACTGTGTTGAAAATTCCATGTTAATGCGCGGCGTAGTTCGTGAGTTACAAGCTGTTGGACTCCAGCCAACTTTAGATTGTTGATTGACAGGTGCGCGTGTACTCTTCACCGCGGATTTCGAAAAATGCAGTTTTGAGATGCCCATCTTCTAGGCGATACTGCAGAAAAGGGGCGGGACTGGGGATCACGAAACCTTCACAGGTGTTTTCAAAACTTCTTGATTGACATCCAGGTATGCCGTACTTGTTTGTACCGGCAATTTGACCGATTTTGCGACACTTAAAAGATTTTAACgcaatatatttcatcaaattttgaaatttagaaattagttCTCCCCCAGGTGGAAAAATATAGTAGTTTTAGTGTATATTGCAAAAGGTTTTAGTTAGATTCGTTAAGCCATCGCTCTCGACTTTTGGGTTAAATTTGGGAAGTATCGAAAAAATTGCTACATCCGGGCATTTTCATTCACTTCCGGGTTCGCGTTAGCGTTTGTTTACATGTGTAAATCAGCTGTTTACGCTAGTTTTAAGTTGTTTTAAGTCATTTTCTCAcagaatcaatgaaatttatgataattacTTTATATTGAGCAACTTTGGGGAAGATGTCGCCGATAAAGCTCAAGAAATCCCGTGTGTCATTCTGAAGGCCTTAGGCCTACCTCATCAATCACACTGAAAAAGCAGCTAGATGAACCCCCAGCCTCTCCCCAATAAAAATGTCCATATGAAAcctaaattgaaatgaaaatacaatatatatttatcaaaaaatcatttatttatgtTTTGCAAGCTACAATTGAAACGGCCAAAGCTGACTCCTACTCGTAGTCAATTATCATCTTCCTTGGACTTGGGCCGCCACAAAATTTATAATTGCTGTATTTTATTGCTCATATGAAATTCTCAATCCACAATTCCATTAACTTATCTATATTGAAGCTTATTTAGATAAGATGGTTGCAGTTTAAATAACTCCATCTCAGTGAGAGTTAAAGCTTTTAGGACTTGGCCTACATTTTGCATAATGATTCTTTTAAGAGGGGTTGGCTTATTTAACATCATAGTTCTTAGAGTGACCTGCAAAAGATAAAAGTTTCAATTGATAGATCCTTCTTCAAGTACTTTACATACCATAAAGGTTCTTTCTGGATCTTTTTTAGCAACGAGGATCCAATAGGCCTAACGTGACTTGgcctaaatttgaaattcaagaaTTCTTACTGGATCACTAATATTTTCTTACCAATCAACTGAACGCATGAATCCTGATTAAATAGAGGAAGCTGGGGTAAATACGATCAGTCTGATACCAATCATGATGCTTTTTTGGGTTTGAAATACTTTCCGAGCGCCGACAACCATTTGAATCCCAAATATCAATTGTTGCTATTGTGGTTACCATGGCAACCAACTTTTATGTGTTGCGATGTCTGTGGTAAATTATAGTCGGATATATTTATCCCTGTGAAGTCCTAACACAAATAAGTAAACATTTATCCTTTGTTTTTAGCTGATGAATACCTGGAACTGGCAATGAGCCAATTAATTAAGCTAATTACCCTTAATTGGCTTAATTAATAATTAGTTTAAGATTTATAATCAATAAGAAAAGTATTATTCTGTATTTTCCCaaagtttgattgaaatcggATGACAAATCCCAAAGATATACAAGTTTCTTTTCTActttcaattatttcttaaCTAAGAAATTGATCATTTGGTCACCATTTGACCTTGTGACCTTTAGTTCATTTCCTAATGAAGACTCTATGGCTGAGAAGTGTGGTTTTCAGCCGACAAATTCCTTCATAACTTTTGAACGGCTTCACCGATTTTAGTTCTGTAAATTGCTATGATCTTATATTAAACCCTTCTTTCATCTAGGCCTTTTCAATTGTTTGTATAGTGTTTGGAaaattttcacttgaaaaccCTCTAGGCCTACCCGGTTCTCTTCAGCTGCAAACACAACGTtcacatcgacatcgtcatcgTTATCAACTTCATTTGTCGTACTGTCATCATGTGGACTTCTTTCAACTGGAGCAATTTCCATTTCTAATGACCTTTTCAAAGACTTGATAACTCCGCTACTCGATGAAATaagctgaaaatatatctaaattctTAATGTTTAATTTACAGTCCATCCACCATATTGGAATGTCACATGACTTCTGTTTGACAGCTGAAGCAGAACAACCTTGAGAATCGAGTATTAACATTCACCGAATCAATTCTCGGAGCCACCCGCTATTGTGAACCAGGAAGTAATAAACAAGAAGCGAAGCGGCTCGTGCGAAAATTGTTCTCGTCTTTTTCTGTTAATTGGTTAAAATGGGCATGAGAGCTGACGCTAATGGTATTAAACTGGGACTGCACAGTTTA includes:
- the LOC141903577 gene encoding leucine-rich melanocyte differentiation-associated protein-like; this encodes MEIAPVERSPHDDSTTNEVDNDDDVDVNVVFAAEENRLSCIGADVDQLSEDIISKYSELVRCLDLSFNQFSSLDDVRPFTHLEELVLDNNKINNNTEIPPLENLHTLMLNKNQISDLDVLIDKIRTSLPSLTYISLLGNLACPNQLSNIEKDDDDYQKYRLYLLHNLPNLKFIDASPVTDFERSEAERVGEFLKTVKARDDDMMTYCEPERPSPYTPLPENTAQPNGPVGSYGVSKYVYYGRHSEGNRFIRNTDL